In a single window of the Melissococcus plutonius ATCC 35311 genome:
- the trxA gene encoding thioredoxin: MAETMAVTDREFETATNSGLVLIDFWATWCGPCRMQGPILDQLAAEYDESELKVMKMDVDENTEIPATLGVLSIPTLLLKKDGEIVEKLIGVHTKEQLKAVIDQYL, encoded by the coding sequence ATGGCAGAAACAATGGCAGTGACAGATCGAGAATTTGAAACAGCAACAAACAGTGGATTGGTTTTAATTGATTTTTGGGCAACTTGGTGTGGTCCTTGCCGGATGCAGGGCCCAATCCTAGATCAACTAGCAGCTGAATATGATGAGAGTGAATTAAAAGTAATGAAGATGGATGTAGATGAAAACACTGAAATACCAGCAACTTTAGGTGTACTAAGTATTCCTACCCTTCTATTAAAAAAAGATGGTGAAATAGTAGAAAAATTAATTGGTGTTCATACAAAGGAACAATTAAAAGCAGTTATTGATCAATATCTATAG
- the uvrC gene encoding excinuclease ABC subunit UvrC, protein MNERIKNKLALLPDQPGCYLMKDKTGEVIYVGKAKILKNRVRSYFRGSHDTKTERLVSEIDDFEYIVTESNIEALLLEINLIHKNDPKYNIMLKDDKSYPFIKITHEKYPRLLITRKVAKDQGLYFGPYPDVGAANETKKLLDRLYPLRKCSLHQKQPCLYYHLGQCLCPSVFHVDPKVYTDMVGEIKQFLNGGYTKIQQQLETNMKTAAEAMEFERAAEYRDQIKAIETVMTRQKITNTDLIDRDVFGYAVDKGWMCVQVFFVRQGKLIERDVSLFPFYNDKEDDFLTFVGQFYQKDEHFIPKEILIPDAIDKKSMEVMLSTKIIQPQRGEKKKLVKLATKNAVVALKEKFNLVMHKQERTTGAIEKLAEAMHISLPRRIESFDNSNIMGSDPVSAMVVFVDGKPKKDEYRKYKIKTVKGADDYASMREVIYRRYSRVLKENLPFPDLIIMDGGKGQIDAAKSVLDNQLGIDIPIAGLVKNDKHKTSELLFGSKLEPIPLARNSQEFFLLQRIQDEVHRFAITFHRQLRSKNSFASKLDRIEGLGPKRKNLLLCQFKSLKNMMAATEEELQRAGLPKNVAKNVYTYFHEQEKNK, encoded by the coding sequence ATGAACGAACGAATTAAAAACAAATTAGCTTTGCTTCCAGATCAACCCGGTTGCTATTTGATGAAAGATAAAACAGGTGAAGTGATTTATGTAGGAAAAGCTAAAATTTTGAAAAATCGTGTTCGTTCTTATTTTAGAGGTAGTCATGATACGAAAACTGAACGATTAGTCAGTGAAATTGATGATTTTGAATATATTGTTACTGAATCAAATATTGAGGCATTACTTTTAGAGATAAATCTAATTCATAAAAATGATCCGAAATATAACATCATGTTAAAAGATGATAAAAGCTATCCTTTTATCAAAATTACCCATGAAAAATATCCTAGATTATTAATTACACGAAAAGTAGCAAAGGATCAAGGGCTTTACTTCGGTCCTTATCCAGATGTAGGAGCGGCCAATGAAACAAAGAAATTACTTGACCGATTATATCCATTAAGAAAATGTAGCTTACATCAAAAACAACCTTGTTTATACTACCACTTAGGGCAATGTCTCTGTCCAAGTGTTTTCCATGTAGATCCGAAAGTTTATACAGATATGGTTGGTGAAATCAAACAATTTTTAAATGGTGGTTATACGAAAATACAACAACAATTAGAAACAAACATGAAAACAGCAGCAGAAGCAATGGAATTTGAAAGAGCAGCAGAATATCGAGACCAAATTAAAGCGATCGAAACCGTGATGACACGTCAAAAAATTACAAATACGGATCTAATCGATCGAGATGTCTTTGGTTATGCGGTTGATAAGGGTTGGATGTGTGTTCAGGTATTTTTTGTTCGTCAAGGAAAACTCATTGAAAGAGACGTTTCGCTATTTCCATTTTATAATGATAAAGAAGATGATTTTTTAACATTTGTTGGTCAATTTTATCAAAAAGATGAGCACTTTATTCCGAAAGAAATTTTGATTCCTGATGCTATTGATAAAAAAAGCATGGAAGTAATGCTGTCTACAAAAATTATTCAACCTCAACGTGGAGAAAAGAAAAAATTGGTTAAATTAGCAACTAAGAATGCTGTTGTTGCCTTAAAAGAAAAATTTAATTTAGTGATGCATAAACAAGAACGAACAACTGGGGCAATTGAAAAACTAGCAGAAGCTATGCATATTTCTCTGCCTCGGCGGATTGAATCTTTCGATAATTCAAATATTATGGGAAGTGATCCGGTATCAGCGATGGTTGTCTTTGTTGATGGTAAACCTAAAAAAGACGAATATCGAAAATATAAAATTAAAACAGTTAAGGGAGCAGATGATTATGCATCAATGCGTGAGGTCATCTATCGACGATATTCCCGCGTGTTAAAAGAAAATTTACCGTTTCCTGATTTAATTATTATGGATGGGGGGAAAGGCCAAATTGATGCCGCGAAAAGTGTATTAGATAATCAACTAGGCATTGATATTCCTATAGCAGGATTGGTCAAGAATGATAAGCATAAAACAAGTGAATTATTGTTTGGTTCGAAATTAGAACCAATTCCTTTAGCTAGGAATTCTCAGGAATTTTTCCTTTTACAACGAATTCAGGATGAAGTCCATCGTTTTGCCATTACGTTTCACCGTCAATTACGAAGTAAAAATAGTTTTGCATCAAAATTAGATCGAATTGAAGGCTTAGGACCTAAGCGTAAAAATTTACTTTTATGCCAATTTAAATCGTTGAAAAATATGATGGCAGCTACAGAGGAAGAATTGCAGCGAGCAGGATTGCCGAAAAATGTAGCGAAAAATGTTTATACTTATTTTCATGAACAAGAAAAAAATAAATAA
- a CDS encoding ABC transporter substrate-binding protein has translation MKRICFVIFSLTAGFLLLVGCGNSNSKVSKEEENKVTVWAWDETFNVEAMNQAKKMYKNKDVTIDIVTMSQDDIVQKLNTTLASGNNEGLPNIVLIEDYRIQGYLNFYPDAFADLTDIVKEKDFAAYKFAVNKVGNKIYGVPFDSGVTTNFYRTDLLKKAGYNEEDMNHLTWDDYLQVARDIKKKTGKKITEVNPSDLGRIRIIMQEAGEWYTAKDGKTATIKNNKSLKYGLELFATLLKEDLVEQTSDWNAGVSAVQSGKVASSPTGSTIQGAKKQSGKWKIAPIPALPKKMQKAQASNLGSGGWYVMKNIPGEKNAKDFLKKTFATNKKLMETLTKKIGLVPTMLGTSDQAIYKEPSKFYSNQKVFEDFSKWTAKIPEVNYGEQTYAIESVVGEALRRIVDGENTDKVLADTQTQIESQLAN, from the coding sequence ATGAAAAGAATTTGTTTTGTTATTTTTTCCTTAACAGCAGGATTTCTTCTCTTAGTTGGTTGTGGCAATTCCAATTCAAAAGTTTCAAAAGAAGAGGAAAATAAAGTTACCGTTTGGGCATGGGATGAAACGTTTAATGTTGAAGCAATGAATCAAGCAAAAAAAATGTATAAAAATAAAGATGTCACTATCGATATCGTCACTATGTCACAAGATGATATTGTTCAGAAATTAAATACAACTTTGGCAAGTGGCAATAATGAAGGTTTGCCTAATATTGTGTTAATTGAAGACTATCGAATTCAAGGTTATTTAAATTTCTATCCAGATGCCTTTGCAGATTTAACAGATATAGTGAAGGAAAAAGACTTTGCTGCATACAAGTTTGCTGTAAACAAAGTAGGAAATAAGATTTATGGCGTTCCTTTCGATTCTGGTGTAACAACAAATTTTTATCGAACTGATTTATTAAAAAAAGCTGGGTACAATGAAGAAGATATGAATCATTTGACTTGGGATGATTATTTACAAGTTGCACGTGATATAAAAAAGAAAACAGGAAAAAAGATCACAGAAGTAAATCCTTCCGATCTAGGTAGAATTCGAATCATTATGCAAGAAGCAGGAGAATGGTACACCGCAAAGGATGGAAAAACTGCCACAATAAAAAATAATAAATCTCTTAAGTATGGACTTGAGTTGTTTGCTACCTTATTGAAAGAAGATCTGGTTGAACAAACTTCAGATTGGAATGCCGGTGTCTCAGCCGTACAATCTGGCAAAGTTGCCTCCAGTCCAACAGGTTCAACAATTCAGGGTGCAAAAAAACAATCTGGTAAATGGAAAATCGCACCTATTCCTGCCTTACCAAAAAAAATGCAAAAAGCACAGGCTTCCAATCTAGGAAGTGGTGGCTGGTATGTCATGAAAAATATTCCTGGCGAAAAAAATGCAAAAGATTTTTTGAAAAAGACCTTTGCAACCAATAAAAAATTAATGGAAACGTTGACTAAAAAAATTGGATTGGTTCCTACAATGCTTGGAACAAGCGATCAAGCTATTTATAAAGAACCTTCAAAATTTTATAGTAATCAAAAAGTATTTGAAGATTTTTCCAAATGGACAGCTAAAATTCCAGAAGTGAATTATGGTGAACAAACCTATGCAATTGAATCTGTTGTTGGAGAAGCATTACGCCGAATCGTTGATGGAGAAAATACAGACAAAGTTTTAGCAGATACACAAACACAAATAGAATCACAATTGGCCAATTAG